AGGCGCTTATCAATACCGCAACAGGTATCTCTACTTCTGCGCTGGCCATTATCATGTACAACTACTTTACTTCTAAAATCGATACACTTACTTATTCTATCGATGAGGCCGGGTCTACCATTGTTGGTACTTACAGACGTTTAAGGGGTAGCTTGAGAGGATAATAATTCATCGGGAGCGATTCCGTAAAAAAATATAAAATGGCAAAAGTAAAAATGTCTAAAAAGGCCACGTCCATCGACATGACGGCGATGTGTGATGTTGCGTTCCTGCTGCTGACTTTCTTCATATTGACGGCAACAGCGAAGCAACCCGAGCCGTTGCCTGTGGATACGCCTAACTCAACTGTACAGGACAAGCTTCCTGAAAAAAACCTCGCTATTATTACCATCGGCGACAGCGGAAAAGTGTTTTTGGGGATTAAGGAAATTCCAGTGAGGAAGCAGACGCTGCAGTATATGGCCACCGAAAAGAAAATCAACTTCACTGATGACGAAATCACTAAATTCGGGCTTATCGATGAATTTGGGGTGCCATTTGCGCAAGTCAAGGCATTAATCAGCATGACATCGACACAACGTAATGTAAAAGGGCAACAAATCGGTATCCCGCATGACTCCATCAATAATGAGTTGTCGGAATGGGTGCTGCAGGCAAGAAATGCCAACGCGTTTGTGAACAATGAGCAGCTTAACTTCGCTATCAAAGGCGATGCGAAAGAGCAGTATCCGCAAATCAAGAAAGTGATGGATATCCTGCAAAAACAAAAAGTAAATAAATTCTTTCTGGTCACAGGACTCAGAAGCGATAAATTTTAAAAACATACTGAAATGGCAGAATTAAATACCGGCGACAGTGGCGGTGGTAAAGGCGGCAAGGTAAGAAGTAAGAAGGCGAATGCAAAAGTCGATCTTACGGCTATGGTGGATCTCGCGTTCCTCCTCATTACCTTCTTTATGCTTACAACCTCATTGTCAAAGCCACAATCGATGGACTTGCCGATGCCTGATAAGGATACCGAGATTCCGCCCATCCTCATTGCGGATGCCAGGACACTTACCGTGCTTATCGGACCTGACAATAAACTGAAATATTACATGGGCCAATTTGCCAGTCCGCTGGAAGGTCCGACTGATATGGTGTACGGAGGCAAAGGCATCAGGAAAAAAATCCTGGAGAAAAAAGTATCTGTGCCTCAGGTGATGCAGGATCCCAAAAAGGGGTTGATCATGCTGATCAAAGCAAGCAAGAAATCGACCTATAAAAATTTGGTGGATATTTTAGATGAAGTGGCTATATGTAAAGTACCTACTTACGCCATTGTGGATATTACCAAAGAAGAAGAAAATCTGTTTGAAAAGTAATTGTTGCTTTAAAACAATAACAACATACAACATATGAAACTGGATTTATTTAAACAGAAATGGATTGATATGGTCTTCGAAGGCCGTAACAAAAGTTACGGAGCCTACGAATTGCGTAAAAAAAATCCTAAAACCACGCTGATTGCGCTGATTATCGGTGCTTTTATCTTCAGCAGTCTTCTAGCGCTTCCGCTAATCGATTGGGGTAAAGGTAAAGACGACGATCAGGAAAAGGTGAAGATGGTCGATATGGCAAAGATCCTAACACCACCACCACCGGATAAGCCTCTAATCCCGCCACCGCCACCGCCGCCACCGGCTCCAAAGATTGACGAGGTAAAGTTCGTTCCTCCTAAGGTGGTAAAAAAGGAAGAGGTAGTCGAGGAAATCAAGACGATCGAAGAGCTTAAAGACAAGAATGTCGGCGCCAAAGATATCAAAGGGCAGGAAGACGGGAAAATTGTGGTCGATGAACCATCAGGCGACGGGCCACCTGAAACCAAAATTATCGAGGACAACCAAATCTACAACAGCGTAGAGGTGCAGCCGGAATTCCCCGGCGGTATGAAGGCTTTTTACAAATACGTACAGGATAAATTCCGCGTACCGGAAG
The nucleotide sequence above comes from Flavobacterium magnum. Encoded proteins:
- a CDS encoding ExbD/TolR family protein; the encoded protein is MAKVKMSKKATSIDMTAMCDVAFLLLTFFILTATAKQPEPLPVDTPNSTVQDKLPEKNLAIITIGDSGKVFLGIKEIPVRKQTLQYMATEKKINFTDDEITKFGLIDEFGVPFAQVKALISMTSTQRNVKGQQIGIPHDSINNELSEWVLQARNANAFVNNEQLNFAIKGDAKEQYPQIKKVMDILQKQKVNKFFLVTGLRSDKF
- a CDS encoding ExbD/TolR family protein; its protein translation is MAELNTGDSGGGKGGKVRSKKANAKVDLTAMVDLAFLLITFFMLTTSLSKPQSMDLPMPDKDTEIPPILIADARTLTVLIGPDNKLKYYMGQFASPLEGPTDMVYGGKGIRKKILEKKVSVPQVMQDPKKGLIMLIKASKKSTYKNLVDILDEVAICKVPTYAIVDITKEEENLFEK
- a CDS encoding energy transducer TonB, whose translation is MKLDLFKQKWIDMVFEGRNKSYGAYELRKKNPKTTLIALIIGAFIFSSLLALPLIDWGKGKDDDQEKVKMVDMAKILTPPPPDKPLIPPPPPPPPAPKIDEVKFVPPKVVKKEEVVEEIKTIEELKDKNVGAKDIKGQEDGKIVVDEPSGDGPPETKIIEDNQIYNSVEVQPEFPGGMKAFYKYVQDKFRVPEGEALNGNIYVTFVVEKDGSLTDIKVGRDLGYGTGKEAERLLKASPRWKAGVQNGRSVRARFSLPIKIVSSGD